A genomic segment from Verrucomicrobiia bacterium encodes:
- the tsaE gene encoding tRNA (adenosine(37)-N6)-threonylcarbamoyltransferase complex ATPase subunit type 1 TsaE, whose translation MDLQSMDETERITRSPAETEALGECWGRDAERGTVFALCGDLGAGKTQLVRGIARGLGFSGRVHSPTFTLVNVYEGGRLTLFHLDLYRLETREQLLSAGIHEYLDPDGVSVIEWAERWFSESHGPLPANVHPVRIETVAETERRISYEYSGH comes from the coding sequence GTGGATTTGCAATCGATGGATGAGACGGAGCGGATCACGCGCTCACCTGCGGAAACTGAAGCGCTCGGCGAATGCTGGGGGCGCGATGCGGAACGAGGGACAGTCTTCGCCCTGTGCGGTGACCTCGGCGCGGGCAAGACCCAGCTCGTGCGCGGAATAGCGCGCGGGCTTGGCTTCAGCGGACGAGTTCATTCTCCCACTTTCACGCTCGTCAACGTCTATGAAGGCGGACGCCTCACGCTGTTCCACCTGGACCTCTACCGCCTCGAAACGCGTGAACAACTGCTATCGGCCGGAATTCATGAGTATCTGGATCCTGACGGGGTAAGCGTCATTGAGTGGGCGGAACGCTGGTTTTCGGAATCTCACGGCCCGCTTCCCGCGAACGTGCATCCCGTGCGTATTGAAACGGTAGCCGAAACGGAACGCCGCATCTCCTATGAATATTCTGGCCATTGA
- a CDS encoding NAD-dependent epimerase/dehydratase family protein, with translation MKICLVTGSSGLIGSEVSAFFHANGFHIHGADNNQREAFFGPQGNTRWNQERLAKSLTHFTHHELDIRNRPAVLQLVKEIEPDVIVHTAAQPSHDLAAKIPFDDFDVNAVGTLNLLEAARQSCPESPFIHMSTNKVYGDRPNTIGLKELETRWDYSDPAYANGIPESFSIDQSKHSLFGASKVASDIMSQEYGRYFNMPTCCLRGGCLTGPNHSGVELHGFLSYLVKCNLEGREYKVFGYKGKQVRDNIHSEDVARFMFEFAQNPRCGEVYNLGGGKDNSCSILEAFGLAEECSGKKQVYTYVDQARIGDHMCYYSDLRKMKSHYPKWDLQHDLKSVFRQIVDSWKQRL, from the coding sequence ATGAAAATCTGTCTGGTTACCGGATCCTCCGGGCTCATAGGCTCGGAAGTCTCTGCGTTTTTTCATGCCAACGGGTTTCACATTCATGGTGCCGACAACAACCAGCGCGAAGCCTTCTTCGGCCCGCAGGGAAACACGCGCTGGAACCAGGAGCGCCTTGCGAAATCGCTGACGCACTTCACGCATCACGAACTCGATATCCGAAACCGGCCGGCGGTTCTCCAGTTGGTGAAGGAGATCGAGCCGGACGTCATCGTTCACACCGCGGCGCAGCCCTCGCACGATCTTGCGGCCAAAATTCCGTTCGACGACTTCGATGTCAACGCAGTAGGCACGCTGAACCTGCTGGAAGCCGCACGCCAAAGCTGTCCCGAGTCGCCGTTCATTCACATGTCGACCAACAAGGTGTATGGCGACCGGCCGAACACTATCGGATTGAAGGAATTGGAAACGCGCTGGGACTACTCCGATCCGGCTTATGCGAACGGGATTCCAGAATCGTTCTCGATCGATCAATCGAAGCATTCGCTGTTTGGCGCATCAAAGGTGGCTTCCGACATCATGTCGCAGGAGTATGGCCGCTATTTCAACATGCCGACCTGTTGCCTGCGGGGCGGCTGCCTGACGGGTCCGAATCACAGTGGCGTGGAGTTGCACGGGTTCCTGAGCTACCTGGTCAAGTGCAACCTGGAGGGCCGTGAATACAAGGTGTTCGGATACAAGGGAAAACAGGTCCGCGACAACATTCATTCCGAGGATGTCGCGCGCTTCATGTTCGAATTTGCGCAGAACCCGCGGTGCGGAGAGGTTTACAACCTGGGCGGTGGAAAGGACAATTCCTGCTCGATCCTTGAGGCTTTCGGATTGGCGGAGGAGTGTTCGGGAAAGAAGCAGGTGTACACGTATGTGGACCAGGCGCGAATTGGCGATCACATGTGTTATTACAGCGACCTGCGAAAAATGAAGTCGCACTACCCGAAGTGGGATTTACAGCATGACTTAAAGAGCGTCTTTCGCCAGATTGTCGATTCGTGGAAACAACGATTGTAG
- the tsaB gene encoding tRNA (adenosine(37)-N6)-threonylcarbamoyltransferase complex dimerization subunit type 1 TsaB, producing MNILAIDFSSNQRSVAASRAGTPFEVINSDPRTTRALEMIEEALQGAGLDRQHVDCVVAGLGPGSYTGIRASLALAQGWQLANGVRLLGISSAEAIAAKAHANGLRGTAAVVIDAQRGELYLAVYSMSESGAAELSPLRIASVIEAQELAQSGCMLIGPEVTRWFQQGQVVFASASQLALLALQRNEAAPGERLEPIYLRETTFVKAPRPRVIP from the coding sequence ATGAATATTCTGGCCATTGATTTTTCCTCAAACCAGCGGAGCGTGGCCGCCTCCCGCGCGGGAACTCCATTCGAGGTGATCAACAGCGATCCTCGCACCACGCGCGCTCTCGAGATGATTGAGGAAGCACTGCAAGGCGCCGGTTTGGATCGACAGCACGTCGACTGTGTGGTTGCTGGACTGGGGCCCGGGTCCTACACGGGAATCCGCGCGTCGCTCGCTCTCGCGCAGGGATGGCAACTCGCGAATGGTGTGCGGTTGCTCGGCATCAGCAGCGCTGAAGCAATCGCCGCGAAGGCTCACGCAAATGGGTTGCGCGGAACCGCCGCTGTTGTGATTGATGCCCAGCGCGGGGAGCTGTATCTCGCCGTTTATTCGATGAGCGAATCAGGCGCCGCCGAATTGTCGCCACTGCGGATCGCATCCGTCATTGAAGCGCAAGAGCTCGCGCAATCTGGCTGCATGCTGATTGGACCGGAAGTGACGCGATGGTTTCAACAAGGGCAAGTGGTGTTTGCATCGGCAAGCCAGCTGGCGCTGCTGGCATTGCAGCGAAACGAGGCGGCACCGGGCGAACGATTGGAACCGATTTACCTCCGAGAGACCACCTTTGTCAAAGCGCCGCGCCCGCGCGTGATTCCATAG
- a CDS encoding CPBP family intramembrane glutamic endopeptidase: MLPGQPWKFDATVRLGASVVVCAVFMSACAVALIQYFREPQNYNTVYLGAVGGATALLGVVLYLLRRGWSDQGMVRTFGTLLASFYVGLLLIWIAGRFGSEADPASVPNVWKIVVTLVCFQGATVWLIHHFLREQSTGWVEAFGLRNSSGRAIGLGVLAGLAAVPLMGVMHLLSARLLELVGVPPSEQEAVQVLRAANTWMSRAVMGLTAIVFAPLAEELLFRGVLYPFIKQLGFPRIAVWLTAILFGLIHGNLGVFVPLTFFAMVLIWLYERTGNLAAPVAAHVALNTANFVMLFLLDPHSVVAPT, translated from the coding sequence ATGTTGCCGGGACAACCCTGGAAGTTTGACGCGACGGTTCGCCTGGGCGCGAGCGTTGTCGTATGCGCGGTATTCATGAGCGCGTGCGCAGTCGCGCTCATCCAATATTTTCGCGAGCCGCAGAACTACAATACCGTCTACCTCGGCGCGGTCGGGGGAGCGACTGCGCTCCTGGGTGTCGTGCTCTACCTGCTGCGCCGCGGCTGGAGCGATCAAGGAATGGTCCGCACGTTCGGCACCTTGCTCGCGAGTTTCTACGTCGGACTGCTGCTGATTTGGATCGCCGGGCGTTTCGGTTCGGAGGCGGACCCCGCCAGCGTTCCGAATGTTTGGAAAATTGTCGTGACGCTTGTCTGCTTTCAGGGAGCTACGGTCTGGTTGATCCACCATTTTCTTCGCGAACAATCGACCGGCTGGGTCGAGGCTTTCGGACTTCGCAACAGCTCGGGAAGGGCGATTGGTCTCGGAGTCCTCGCGGGATTGGCGGCGGTGCCGCTGATGGGCGTGATGCATTTGCTTTCCGCCAGGCTCCTGGAACTGGTGGGAGTTCCGCCGTCAGAACAGGAAGCAGTCCAGGTGTTGCGCGCCGCAAACACGTGGATGTCGCGTGCCGTAATGGGCCTCACCGCCATTGTTTTCGCGCCGCTCGCGGAAGAGCTGCTCTTCCGTGGGGTGCTCTATCCATTCATCAAACAACTCGGATTCCCGAGGATCGCAGTATGGCTCACGGCTATTCTCTTCGGGCTGATCCACGGCAACCTTGGTGTCTTTGTGCCCCTGACATTTTTCGCGATGGTGCTCATCTGGCTTTATGAACGCACGGGCAATCTCGCGGCACCAGTTGCGGCGCACGTGGCGCTCAACACTGCAAATTTCGTCATGCTGTTCCTGTTGGATCCACACAGTGTCGTTGCGCCCACATGA
- a CDS encoding methyltransferase domain-containing protein, producing MFNIHSIYNQVFRIWRAKRFTKFLEVLRPTKEDVLLDVGGYPWFWTSHEQPVAKIDAINIHPVFWSPEKFPNHQVNTLVGDGCALAFPDHSYDIGFSNSVIEHVGSWEQQQCFASEIRRVARALWVQTPAYECPFEPHYMAPFIHYLPVGLQKKLVRWITPWGWLTKPGKAEIDAMVETTRLLTHNEMKELFPDCEIFVERLLGLPKSYIAIRRSQKERSLTYPRRPSQPNQDNLI from the coding sequence ATGTTCAATATCCACAGCATTTACAATCAGGTCTTTAGAATCTGGAGGGCCAAACGTTTCACCAAATTTCTGGAGGTCCTGCGTCCAACAAAAGAAGACGTCCTCCTAGACGTAGGCGGTTATCCCTGGTTTTGGACATCCCACGAGCAGCCTGTCGCCAAAATCGACGCTATTAACATTCACCCAGTTTTTTGGAGTCCCGAAAAATTTCCAAATCATCAAGTGAACACTCTCGTCGGTGATGGGTGTGCCCTCGCCTTTCCTGATCACTCTTACGACATTGGATTCTCCAACAGTGTGATTGAGCATGTCGGTTCATGGGAACAACAGCAGTGTTTTGCATCGGAAATTCGCCGTGTGGCACGGGCGCTTTGGGTGCAGACCCCAGCATACGAATGCCCATTCGAGCCCCACTATATGGCACCGTTCATCCACTACCTACCAGTCGGATTACAGAAAAAGCTCGTCCGCTGGATCACACCGTGGGGATGGCTGACCAAGCCCGGAAAGGCGGAGATTGACGCCATGGTGGAGACAACCCGCCTGCTTACACATAACGAAATGAAGGAGCTCTTTCCAGATTGTGAGATTTTCGTGGAACGACTTCTCGGACTTCCAAAGTCCTATATCGCTATTCGACGATCACAAAAAGAGCGTTCACTTACCTATCCCAGACGCCCTTCTCAGCCCAATCAAGACAACTTGATTTGA
- a CDS encoding 1,4-alpha-glucan branching protein domain-containing protein, producing the protein MQGYLSLVLHAHLPFVRHPEHPRFLEESWLFEAITETYIPLLKVLEGWQRDGMQARLTLTLTPTLCAMLLDPLLQERYERHLKELIELAEKETHRTHWDAGLNSLAEMYLQRFNAAHESYLHYGRNLVRAFRELQDAGVLEIITCAATHALLPLLAGHPPSIRAQILIARDHYRMCFGKDPRGIWLPECAYVAGVEKVLQEANIRWFITDTHGVLHARPRPRYGVFAPIYTLNGIAAFGRDLESAKQVWSKDEGYPGDPVYRDFYRDIGFDLDLDYVKPYLPAPDQRGFTGIKYHRITGGTSQKSVYNRAVAVQRAADHAQHFLLARVAQMEKLASILDRPPLILSPYDAELFGHWWYEGPEFLDYFVRKAYFDQKVFTLISPDEYLKQFPSNQVAEPSASSWGEEGYWRVWLNETNEWIYPHLHIAQERMTQLVRRFPSPTPLEHRALTQAARELLLVQSSDWPFILRTGTSPNYARRRVKDHLLRFMVLHDHLLSGDVDPQWLEEIEAKDNLFDTINYYYWE; encoded by the coding sequence ATGCAAGGTTATCTCTCTCTCGTTCTCCATGCGCATTTGCCGTTTGTGCGGCATCCGGAACATCCACGGTTCCTTGAAGAAAGCTGGCTCTTCGAGGCCATAACGGAGACCTACATTCCATTGTTGAAGGTGCTTGAGGGCTGGCAGCGCGATGGCATGCAGGCGAGGCTCACCCTGACGCTCACCCCCACGCTTTGCGCGATGCTGCTCGACCCGCTGCTGCAGGAGCGTTACGAACGGCACCTCAAGGAGTTGATCGAACTGGCTGAAAAGGAAACGCATCGGACGCATTGGGATGCCGGGCTGAATTCCCTCGCCGAAATGTATCTGCAGCGATTCAATGCCGCCCACGAGAGTTATCTCCACTACGGCCGGAATCTCGTACGCGCGTTTCGCGAATTGCAGGACGCGGGAGTGCTGGAAATCATCACCTGTGCTGCCACGCATGCGCTGCTGCCCCTCCTCGCGGGCCATCCGCCTTCGATCCGCGCCCAGATCCTCATCGCCCGCGATCATTATCGAATGTGTTTCGGCAAAGATCCACGCGGCATCTGGCTGCCGGAATGCGCGTATGTCGCAGGGGTCGAGAAGGTGCTGCAGGAGGCGAACATCCGCTGGTTCATCACGGATACCCACGGTGTGTTGCATGCGCGCCCGCGACCGCGCTATGGCGTTTTCGCACCCATCTACACTCTGAATGGCATTGCCGCGTTCGGCCGCGACCTTGAGTCCGCCAAGCAGGTTTGGAGCAAGGATGAAGGCTACCCTGGCGATCCTGTGTACCGCGATTTTTACCGCGACATCGGGTTCGACCTGGACCTCGATTACGTGAAACCGTATCTCCCCGCGCCGGATCAGCGGGGGTTCACGGGGATTAAATATCATCGCATCACGGGCGGCACTTCGCAGAAATCGGTCTACAATCGCGCCGTCGCGGTTCAGCGCGCCGCCGACCATGCGCAGCACTTCCTGCTGGCGCGGGTGGCTCAAATGGAGAAGCTCGCGTCGATCCTCGACCGCCCTCCGCTCATCCTCTCGCCATATGACGCCGAGTTGTTCGGACATTGGTGGTATGAAGGACCGGAGTTCCTCGATTATTTCGTGCGGAAAGCATACTTCGACCAGAAGGTCTTCACGCTGATTTCGCCGGATGAATACCTGAAGCAGTTTCCGTCAAACCAGGTGGCGGAACCGAGCGCGTCGAGTTGGGGCGAGGAGGGATACTGGCGTGTCTGGTTGAACGAGACGAATGAATGGATTTACCCGCACCTGCACATTGCGCAGGAGCGGATGACCCAGCTCGTGCGGAGGTTCCCTTCACCTACTCCCCTGGAACATCGGGCTCTGACCCAAGCCGCCCGCGAGCTCCTGCTCGTGCAATCCAGTGACTGGCCCTTTATCCTCCGAACTGGCACCAGTCCGAACTACGCCCGCCGCCGCGTGAAGGACCATCTCCTTCGGTTCATGGTGTTGCACGACCACCTGCTGAGCGGTGATGTCGATCCACAGTGGCTTGAGGAAATCGAAGCCAAGGATAATTTGTTCGATACGATCAATTACTATTACTGGGAATAG
- a CDS encoding PQQ-binding-like beta-propeller repeat protein — protein sequence MDESIIFGSWDKHVYAIRPDGSLKWKFKTEGPISSSAVILNDGTICVGSHDGKFYGLAPSGEKLWDFPTGGPVISSPALSGDVHLVVTSASGFLYKLEPSGKLVWKLHTGGVTAASPVIGSDGTIYLGVNNSVWALHPGGKRKWSVPMVHPMRAELAILKGDIVVVSYFQGPLHLFDAQMAKVATFPLWGEGDSAPVLGSNGNILAFKMDALVSLGGSFELCDSPWPRPRGDRRNTGRARTVSPSQ from the coding sequence ATGGACGAAAGTATCATTTTTGGATCCTGGGACAAACATGTTTACGCGATTCGGCCGGACGGTTCCCTCAAATGGAAATTCAAGACAGAGGGCCCAATATCCTCATCAGCTGTTATCCTAAATGACGGCACCATTTGTGTTGGTTCTCACGACGGCAAATTCTACGGCCTCGCGCCCTCGGGGGAAAAGCTTTGGGACTTCCCGACCGGAGGTCCTGTGATTTCTTCACCAGCTTTGTCAGGTGATGTCCATCTGGTGGTCACATCAGCCAGCGGCTTTCTCTATAAGCTCGAACCAAGTGGCAAGCTCGTATGGAAGTTGCACACCGGGGGCGTGACCGCTGCAAGTCCGGTCATCGGTTCCGACGGGACCATCTATCTGGGTGTCAATAACTCTGTTTGGGCCCTCCATCCCGGTGGCAAACGCAAATGGAGTGTGCCGATGGTTCACCCGATGCGAGCGGAATTGGCCATTCTGAAAGGGGACATCGTTGTTGTTTCGTACTTTCAAGGTCCATTGCATCTGTTCGACGCACAGATGGCAAAGGTCGCCACGTTTCCATTATGGGGAGAGGGTGATTCAGCGCCGGTCCTCGGAAGCAACGGCAATATACTCGCGTTCAAGATGGATGCTTTGGTCAGTCTGGGCGGCTCATTTGAGCTCTGCGATTCCCCCTGGCCACGTCCAAGAGGAGATCGCCGGAACACAGGACGCGCTCGCACAGTTTCGCCCTCGCAATAG
- a CDS encoding choice-of-anchor Q domain-containing protein, producing MNRIQRTETPLVILILLVLLSFEVTVKGGGVVNTPDESALRAALQGGGEVTLAFDGTIVLTNTLNISNPTIIDSTGHEVTLSGGNSCRIFNLLPGASLLLKDLTLKNGLAAGADGSSSSDAQPGRGGAVYVDGGNFRAVHCAFMENEARAGDGVALDPLQFQLSAPGDGGAIYATNSEISLENCVLVANSATGGEGFGGRWFSGPGGDANGGAIFASGGEMNLISCVIGTNYAQAGIPTSVYGLGGAASGGAICLQNVATKIVGGIIEGNSCIAEIALHGQGGAIFQKGGTMGLLNTSLLGNSASGGSSTEIPSATPGNGAGGAVCLVAGSAGMTNVTFHSNLAIGGTSHTASTPGEAAGGAICSLSNVLVMVNCTVLENSAQAGTMPEGFQGTALGGAVYASQASVDVMNVTFTGNGTYRNPSADTSLPANLRGGNLYVENSVFSLMNSIVANGIVGSNCFGNLTDLGYNLCSDGSCGLSAPGSLSNIDPKLGPLGSYGGENATVPLLTESPALDAASPTTFPQTDQRGRARPFGSRADMGSFESSPPYVLTGTVRGATLNDEVFLQIDGSSIETIAGQYTSAGIPSGNHVVTPFHPDFSFIPAAKTLTFGPDRFGVDFTAYGLHTFTAEGISNGVLRVIYASTNGQVIRIESSTNLQHWTALETNVIDESGIWELTMPIDANPQQFLRTRAP from the coding sequence ATGAATCGAATCCAACGAACCGAAACACCCCTCGTAATCCTTATTCTCCTGGTTCTCCTATCATTCGAGGTGACGGTTAAGGGGGGAGGCGTGGTAAATACGCCTGACGAAAGCGCGCTTCGCGCAGCGCTCCAGGGAGGAGGCGAAGTGACCCTCGCCTTCGATGGGACAATCGTCCTGACGAATACCCTCAACATCTCGAACCCCACGATCATCGATTCAACGGGCCACGAAGTCACGCTCAGCGGCGGAAACTCGTGCCGAATTTTCAACCTCCTGCCAGGAGCATCGTTATTGTTGAAGGATTTAACTTTGAAGAACGGCCTGGCGGCAGGAGCTGATGGCTCGTCGAGCTCGGATGCTCAACCAGGCCGCGGCGGGGCGGTCTATGTCGATGGCGGTAACTTCCGGGCGGTTCATTGCGCTTTCATGGAAAACGAAGCGAGAGCCGGCGATGGTGTTGCGCTGGATCCTCTGCAATTTCAATTATCGGCACCCGGGGACGGGGGCGCGATTTACGCCACGAACTCTGAAATCAGCCTAGAAAACTGCGTTCTAGTTGCGAACTCCGCTACTGGTGGAGAAGGTTTCGGCGGAAGGTGGTTTTCAGGCCCGGGTGGGGACGCAAACGGTGGCGCTATTTTTGCCTCTGGCGGGGAGATGAATCTGATCTCGTGCGTAATCGGCACGAATTACGCGCAAGCCGGAATCCCTACGAGCGTTTACGGCTTGGGTGGCGCCGCTTCAGGAGGCGCGATATGCCTGCAAAATGTAGCTACAAAGATCGTCGGCGGCATCATCGAAGGGAATTCGTGCATAGCGGAGATCGCTTTACATGGGCAGGGAGGAGCCATCTTCCAGAAAGGCGGAACAATGGGATTGTTGAACACCAGCCTGCTCGGGAATTCCGCCTCCGGCGGTTCGAGCACAGAAATACCTTCCGCCACACCAGGAAACGGAGCGGGAGGAGCAGTATGTCTAGTCGCAGGGAGTGCCGGGATGACGAATGTGACGTTCCATTCAAACCTGGCCATCGGCGGCACTTCGCACACTGCAAGCACGCCCGGAGAGGCAGCCGGGGGCGCCATTTGTAGCCTGAGTAACGTTTTAGTGATGGTCAATTGTACGGTGCTCGAGAATTCAGCTCAGGCCGGCACGATGCCGGAGGGGTTTCAGGGCACGGCGCTTGGAGGTGCTGTGTATGCATCCCAAGCAAGTGTTGACGTCATGAACGTTACGTTTACGGGAAACGGGACCTACCGAAATCCCTCCGCCGACACTTCTCTGCCAGCAAATCTTCGCGGTGGGAACCTCTATGTGGAGAACAGCGTTTTCTCGCTAATGAACTCGATTGTAGCTAATGGCATCGTTGGGAGCAATTGCTTCGGGAATCTGACCGATCTGGGTTACAACTTGTGTTCAGACGGGAGTTGTGGTCTTTCTGCCCCTGGCAGTTTGAGCAATATTGATCCCAAGCTCGGACCCTTGGGCAGCTATGGAGGAGAAAACGCAACTGTCCCGCTGTTAACAGAAAGCCCTGCCCTTGACGCAGCAAGCCCAACGACCTTTCCACAGACAGATCAAAGAGGCCGGGCACGTCCGTTCGGTTCGCGGGCAGACATGGGATCTTTCGAATCGTCGCCGCCTTACGTGTTAACCGGCACAGTGCGAGGCGCGACGCTGAACGACGAAGTCTTCCTGCAAATCGACGGCTCCAGCATCGAAACCATAGCTGGTCAGTATACGAGCGCAGGCATTCCCTCGGGCAATCACGTGGTCACACCCTTTCACCCTGATTTCTCCTTCATTCCAGCGGCGAAAACTCTCACGTTCGGACCAGATCGGTTCGGTGTTGATTTCACTGCGTATGGGTTGCATACCTTCACGGCGGAAGGAATCTCGAACGGGGTTCTCCGCGTGATTTACGCCAGCACAAACGGGCAAGTGATTCGGATCGAAAGCTCAACGAACCTGCAACATTGGACTGCATTGGAAACGAATGTCATTGATGAATCGGGAATATGGGAGCTGACCATGCCGATTGATGCCAATCCGCAACAGTTTTTGCGAACGCGGGCGCCCTGA
- a CDS encoding thiamine-phosphate kinase, with the protein MKEFELIARLTRSLPSNRTVVNGPGDDCAVLDLGLPDRLLLLKTDAVVEGIHFLPDADPASVGHKALARCLSDIAAMAGTPTAAVITIALPKQFDLARVDGIYAGINALARRHEVAIVGGETTTNPERFLISVSVVGSVPRGKAVLRSGAQAGDAIFVTGELGGSLAGKHLAFEPRLAEARWLAENFCIHSMLDLSDGLAGDLKHILNASKVGAELLTASIPITREARMLSRAESPAKPPLLAALTDGEDFELLFTVASKDAVPLLDAWRARFTELKLTCIGKIIRGEGIALRDKHGHQRLDLPGYEHFG; encoded by the coding sequence ATGAAAGAGTTTGAACTCATTGCGCGGCTTACCCGCTCGTTGCCGTCGAACCGGACAGTGGTCAATGGTCCGGGCGACGATTGCGCCGTTCTGGATCTCGGCCTGCCCGATCGCCTGCTGCTGCTGAAGACCGACGCCGTGGTGGAAGGAATTCACTTTCTTCCCGACGCAGATCCCGCAAGCGTGGGACACAAGGCGCTGGCGCGTTGCTTGAGTGACATTGCAGCGATGGCGGGAACCCCGACAGCGGCGGTGATTACGATTGCCCTGCCGAAGCAATTTGATCTCGCGCGCGTTGACGGGATTTACGCCGGCATCAACGCCCTCGCGCGGCGTCATGAGGTTGCGATCGTGGGTGGCGAAACCACCACTAATCCCGAACGGTTTTTGATTTCCGTTTCCGTGGTCGGTTCGGTTCCTCGTGGCAAGGCGGTTCTCCGATCTGGCGCTCAGGCAGGTGACGCGATCTTTGTGACAGGTGAATTGGGCGGTTCACTGGCGGGCAAACATCTGGCGTTCGAGCCGCGACTCGCCGAAGCACGGTGGCTTGCCGAGAACTTCTGCATTCATTCCATGCTCGACTTGAGCGACGGTCTGGCGGGAGATCTCAAGCACATCCTGAACGCCAGCAAGGTGGGGGCGGAGCTGTTGACGGCATCGATTCCGATCACCCGCGAGGCGCGGATGTTGTCGAGGGCAGAATCTCCCGCCAAGCCGCCGTTGCTTGCAGCGCTGACCGACGGGGAGGATTTCGAGCTCTTGTTTACTGTTGCCAGCAAGGACGCAGTTCCGCTCCTGGATGCTTGGCGCGCGCGCTTTACAGAGCTGAAACTGACGTGCATCGGGAAGATTATCAGGGGTGAAGGAATTGCACTGCGCGACAAGCACGGCCATCAACGCCTCGATCTGCCCGGTTACGAACACTTCGGCTGA